GGCAGGGGGAGGACGCGGGCGAGCCCGAGGATGTCGATCTCCCGGCCTTCCTGACTGCCGATCTGCCGGACAGCGCAGCGTCGATGATGGCAGCCGAGTGATCTGAGCCATCCGGGGGGGCGGGCGAACCCGCCCCAAATCTCACAAAATACAGTAATATCAATATGATGAATGCGGATACTCGCATTCGGGATGAAGAATCATGTCTGCAACAAACATCATCGACACAGCCCCTCTCGGGGCGCTGATCCGCTACACTGACGGCAGTCCCAAGCCGCCGGCACGTTTCACCAAGAAGCTCGCGGCCTGGGAGCGCTCGAACGGCGTCGGTCGTCTCGTGAAGAAGGAACCGCCGCGGGTCTATCCGACCTGGACCGCTCCGGCCGCTTTCACGCTGCATGAGGGAAACTTCTCCTCGGACGGGGTCATCCTCGTCACCATCATGCGCAGCCATTCGGCCGACAGCCGCTTGATTTTCGAGGTGGCCGAGGAACCGATGGCCGGGCAGGTCCGCGTGCTCCTCGACTTCGGTGGGAATACCGAACTGCTGCATCTCGCGGAGTCCGTTACCGCTGCCGAGCTCTGGATCGCCCGCGAAGGTTATCGCAACGCTCGCCTCGAAATCGTCGGCACTGAGGACGGCGAGAGGGCAGGGGGCGCGGGCCTGGCCGCCTGAGCCCTGACAAGGCGTGAGGGGCCTGCCAAAGGGCGGGCCTCTCACCGACCACATGAATCTCGTCCCGCGATGCCGCGGGGGCACCAAGGGATCCATCCCCCAAGAAGGAGGTCTTCAACTAAAAGCCTGGCCGGGAGGCTGGCGGCGTTCCGAGCATCAGCGGGACAATCGGCTCCTGACGTTGGGGGACCATCCCCCGCTCGCCATTCCCTTCCTTGCCCCGAATCCCGTCTTCGAGATCAACCCGCGAGGGGTCGGACTACGGGCATGCCCGTGCCGCCGGGTGCATTCGGGCAAGCCGAACGCACCCGGTGATGTCAGCCAGTCTTCGGGCCTGCGGGGTCCTGTCGCGCGGGGGATGGTCCCCCGCCTCCAAGACAGGAGCCAAACAGATGTCCCGCAAAGATGCTTACGCTTTCGCCGCCTCCCTTGCCGCCACGCTCATGGTCTCGATCGTCGTCTTCCAGGCAGGCGATGGTACCTTCGGCGCCGTCCCCGCCGATGAAATCGACGGCGACGAGGTTCAAGTGATCGCTGAGGTCGACCCGTGGGCATAAGGCCCACGGTTTGTCCCGAGAGCTCGGCATCGGGGCAGGGTCCCCGATCCGGTCCGTTCGGCTTTCAGACCTCTCGGTGGCCCGGAAATCTGAGCCGACGCGGAGGTCGGCACGACTGCCCAAGGAGCCGAACGCCCGGTGTCGAGTTTACGGTCCGCCCGAAACGTCGAGGAAGAGTTTCACCAGGGCGACGTTGATGAAGTAGTTGTGCTTTCCAGAGCGATGCTTTTCGACAAAGCCCTGCTCAGCCAAAGTATCGAGATACTTCGCGGCCGTCTGCCGACTGACATCCAGATCGTTCTGCAGATATTCGATCCGGGTGTAGGGATGACGAAACAAGTTGTTCAGAAGTTCCTGGCTGTAAATCTTCGGCAAGTTTTCACGTAGCCGATGCTTCACGTCCGCCATTTGCTGTCGGATGCCGGTGACGATCTCGACTGTTGTGGCCGAAGTCTCTGCAACGGCCTCCAGCATGTAGATGACCCAGGGTTCCCAATCGCCCGTGTCGCGCACCGCCTGAAGGTGCCTGTAGTAGTCCGCTTTGTTACGGGTGATGAACCGCGACAGGTAGAGCACCGGGATGTCGAGCAACCCCGTTCTGGTCAGATAAAGTACGTTGAGGATGCGCCCGATACGTCCGTTGCCATCCGGAAACGGGTGGATGCTTTCGAACTGATGATGGATCAAAGCCATCTTGATGAGCGGATCGAGATCGCTGAGTTCATCGTCGTTGATGAACCGTTCGAGCGCCGTCATGTGGCGGACAATTTCGTGCGCATCCTGGGGGGGGACGAAGACGATCTCCCCTGTTTGCTCGTTCTTGAGGGCAGTACCCGGTGTCACTCGAAAGCCATCGCTGCGGCCCTTCAGCAAGCGGAACATGTCGATGAGCGCCGAATTTGGGATCAGGCCGCCGGTTTCGCCCAAGCGTGCGTATCCGAGCCGCAGAGCGTCGCGATACAGCGCTACTTCTTTGGCCGCCGGGGACTGCGGATCGTCAGGGAAAACATCCGCCTGAAACAGTTCATCCTGCGTTGTGACGATGTTTTCGACTTCCGACGAAGCTTTGGCTTCCTGAAGAGCCAGCGTGTCGATCAGGATGCCTTGGTTCGGAATGGTCTTGGCCTGACCCTTCAGATCCGCAAGCGCGCGGCTGGCGCGAGCGAGCGCCTTCAGGACCGGAACGGTTTCGATCTCGGCCGGGGGTGGCAGGGCGGGAATGGCATAGGTCGGCTTTAACATGTGCTCCGCGTCGTGTTAAGAAATCGTCGTTTTTCTAACATGATCGAACAGTCGTGTCAGCAAAAACCGGTTTCCTTAACTTGGGCCATGCTTCGCCCGGGCGGGGTCACCCAACTCCGTCAGACCGCCAGAGCGCTCGGGTCCTTGCCGGCGTTGATGTGGTCTGCGAACCACTGCGGTTTCCGGCCCCGGCCCGACCAGGTGAGGGCCGCGTTCTCAGGGTGCCTATACTTCGCGAGGGCCGGCGCACGGGTGGCTTTCACCTCAATACCGATCAGTTCGGCGAGGGAGTAGCCCATCTCCTTGGCGATTGCTTCCAGCTTGGTGCGGGCTTCGGCCTTATGACGGTCCT
This genomic interval from Fuscovulum ytuae contains the following:
- a CDS encoding Fic family protein, which translates into the protein MLKPTYAIPALPPPAEIETVPVLKALARASRALADLKGQAKTIPNQGILIDTLALQEAKASSEVENIVTTQDELFQADVFPDDPQSPAAKEVALYRDALRLGYARLGETGGLIPNSALIDMFRLLKGRSDGFRVTPGTALKNEQTGEIVFVPPQDAHEIVRHMTALERFINDDELSDLDPLIKMALIHHQFESIHPFPDGNGRIGRILNVLYLTRTGLLDIPVLYLSRFITRNKADYYRHLQAVRDTGDWEPWVIYMLEAVAETSATTVEIVTGIRQQMADVKHRLRENLPKIYSQELLNNLFRHPYTRIEYLQNDLDVSRQTAAKYLDTLAEQGFVEKHRSGKHNYFINVALVKLFLDVSGGP
- a CDS encoding H-NS family nucleoid-associated regulatory protein translates to MADFNLEAMSLKELRQLQKDLAKAISTYEDRHKAEARTKLEAIAKEMGYSLAELIGIEVKATRAPALAKYRHPENAALTWSGRGRKPQWFADHINAGKDPSALAV